A single Mycobacteriales bacterium DNA region contains:
- a CDS encoding sulfotransferase, translating into MTTTVQQPRAVRAINAVGGVAGRLGLRAGLESQGLLDAATKRTGLTDFGPDDGWHEGLRRLTAALDGEARLTALGRVAARQRLVSLLETRLRLAAVADEVADQQVTAPVFVLGLPRTGTTVLYGMLAADPAMRSPSSWEVARPFPAPTGEDPERVRLSEKDLDGFRRIAPGIDAIHPMGARLPQECLAMHAGQLTSYEFPTTFPVPSYWEWLRETDMVPAYAFEKRFLQHLQSGHAGAHWVLKTPCHLMWLDALLEVFPDALLVHTHRDPTTVLASVSSLMTTMRSAMSHDVDPVAVGREQLDAWRWGMDRVMAVRDRLPADRVVDVRYEDTVGDPVGTVRRVREHLGLGFGPAVEQGVTDYLAANPRDKHGSHSYSLEEFGLDRGEVEAAFATYNARFPS; encoded by the coding sequence GTGACGACGACGGTGCAGCAGCCGAGGGCGGTGCGGGCCATCAACGCCGTGGGCGGGGTCGCCGGCCGGCTCGGGCTCAGGGCGGGGCTCGAGTCGCAGGGGCTGCTCGACGCGGCGACCAAGCGCACCGGACTCACCGACTTCGGGCCGGACGACGGGTGGCACGAGGGGCTGCGGCGGCTGACCGCCGCCCTCGACGGCGAGGCCCGGCTCACGGCGCTCGGCAGGGTCGCCGCGCGCCAGCGCCTGGTGTCGCTGCTCGAGACCCGACTGCGCCTCGCTGCTGTCGCCGACGAGGTCGCCGACCAGCAGGTCACCGCGCCCGTCTTCGTGCTCGGCCTCCCGCGCACCGGCACGACCGTGCTCTACGGCATGCTCGCCGCCGACCCGGCGATGCGCTCGCCGTCGTCGTGGGAGGTGGCCCGGCCCTTCCCCGCACCGACCGGTGAGGACCCCGAGCGGGTGCGGCTGTCGGAGAAGGACCTCGACGGCTTCCGGCGCATCGCGCCCGGCATCGACGCGATCCACCCGATGGGCGCGCGGCTCCCGCAGGAGTGCCTCGCGATGCACGCGGGCCAGCTGACGAGCTACGAGTTCCCCACGACCTTCCCGGTGCCCTCCTATTGGGAGTGGCTGCGCGAGACCGACATGGTCCCGGCCTACGCCTTCGAGAAGCGCTTCCTGCAGCACCTGCAGTCCGGCCACGCGGGCGCGCACTGGGTCCTCAAGACCCCCTGCCACCTCATGTGGCTCGACGCGCTGCTCGAGGTCTTCCCGGACGCGCTGCTGGTCCACACCCACCGCGACCCGACGACCGTGCTCGCCTCGGTCAGCTCGCTGATGACGACGATGCGCAGCGCGATGTCGCACGACGTCGACCCGGTCGCGGTCGGCCGGGAGCAGCTCGACGCGTGGCGGTGGGGGATGGACCGCGTCATGGCGGTGCGCGACCGCCTGCCCGCCGACCGCGTCGTCGACGTCCGCTACGAGGACACCGTCGGCGACCCGGTCGGCACCGTGCGGCGGGTGCGCGAGCACCTCGGTCTCGGCTTCGGCCCGGCCGTCGAGCAGGGCGTCACCGACTACCTCGCCGCCAACCCGCGCGACAAGCACGGGTCTCACAGCTACAGCCTCGAGGAGTTCGGCCTCGACCGCGGCGAGGTCGAGGCGGCCTTCGCGACCTACAACGCGCGGTTCCCGTCATGA